A window of the Lolium perenne isolate Kyuss_39 chromosome 7, Kyuss_2.0, whole genome shotgun sequence genome harbors these coding sequences:
- the LOC127311658 gene encoding putative disease resistance protein RGA4: MVVQGVAWGLSVAGWIMSPIVSKLLDKVLSYCKFDKAETLRHLLTDVLPRLALTLEAAEAINHRRLFEEMVRGLKSAFYDMEDILDELEYIRHQKKLDKQKNLHQKREKKRPKVTSDDEAGSSNQDICIQPSFILPTSLNVRLKHNMATIEKLIVAAQGIIALAKPASKGYAVTAKNIHTRTTSAPTVVVTGRDEDRDWITEMLRNTKDDVNPSSSNTKCFSVIGIYGISGSGKTTLAQHVCKYEENNDYFDLVMWVHVSKNYSVSDIFKEMFESASVDKDKACPTYNSLDVLEKELENKLDGKRFLLVLDDIWCNKDASEQQLPKLLSPLKVGKRGSKILATSRNKDAFSDLGPGVARTVLPIPAFDEQVFLELFMYYALEGVNVDDPDQIELRVIGSEIAKKLKGSPLAASTVGGHLRKRQNDVDFWREVRDRDLLNETTGALWWSYQHLDEQVRRCFAYCSIFPRRHRLNRDELVKLWVAEGFIQTTNAEQDMEAVGRDYFYELLATSFVQPGGYYLGNSYYLVHDLMYYLRFKE; encoded by the exons ATGGTGGTGCAAGGTGTTGCATGGGGCTTATCTGTCGCAGGCTGGATCATGTCGCCTATCGTCTCCAAGCTTCTTGACAAAGTCTTGTCCTACTGCAAATTCGACAAAGCGGAGACGCTTCGTCACCTGTTGACGGACGTTCTCCCTCGACTGGCGCTTACTCTTGAAGCAGCAGAGGCCATAAATCATAGGAGACTCTTCGAGGAGATGGTGAGGGGCCTCAAATCTGCTTTCTATGACATGGAAGACATCCTTGATGAACTGGAGTACATCCGTCACCAAAAGAAACTGGACAAACAGAAAAATCTCCatcaaaaaagagagaagaaaaggCCCAAAGTTACTTCTGATGATGAAGCTGGCTCCTCAAACCAG GATATTTGTATCCAGCCGAGTTTCATTCTCCCAACATCTTTAAATGTTCGTTTGAAGCATAACATGGCCACCATAGAAAAACTCATTGTTGCAGCTCAGGGTATTATTGCACTGGCAAAGCCAGCAAGCAAGGGCTATGCTGTTACTGCGAAAAATATACATACACGCACTACTTCAGCTCCAACAGTAGTGGTAACTGGCCGAGATGAGGATCGTGACTGGATAACAGAAATGCTCCGTAATACAAAAGATGATGTCAATCCAAGCTCAAGTAACACTAAATGTTTCTCTGTAATTGGCATTTATGGCATTTCAGGGTCTGGGAAGACAACCCTCGCACAACATGTTTGCAAGTATGAGGAAAATAACGACTATTTCGACCTTGTTATGTGGGTTCATGTTTCTAAGAACTATAGTGTCAGTGACATTTTCAAGGAGATGTTTGAGTCAGCTTCAGTGGATAAGGACAAAGCATGCCCTACTTACAATAGCCTTGATGTCCTGGAAAAGGAATTGGAGAATAAACTAGATGGCAAACGATTTCTCTTGGTACTGGATGATATCTGGTGCAATAAGGATGCGAGTGAGCAGCAGCTACCTAAGTTACTTTCTCCTTTGAAGGTTGGGAAGAGAGGAAGCAAGATCTTAGCAACAAGTCGCAATAAAGATGCATTTTCAGACCTAGGCCCTGGTGTGGCACGCACTGTTTTGCCAATACCTGCCTTTGATGAACAAGTCTTCTTGGAACTGTTTATGTATTATGCCCTTGAAGGTGTAAATGTAGATGATCCAGATCAAATAGAACTCAGAGTTATCGGTTCTGAAATTGCAAAGAAGCTGAAAGGATCACCTCTGGCAGCCAGCACAGTGGGAGGGCATCTACGTAAAAGACaaaatgatgttgacttttggagAGAAGTCCGAGATCGGGATCTTCTGAATGAGACGACGGGGGCCCTGTGGTGGAGTTACCAGCATCTTGATGAGCAGGTCAGGCGATGCTTTGCTTACTGCAGTATTTTCCCAAGGAGACATCGTTTGAACCGTGATGAGTTAGTCAAACTGTGGGTGGCAGAGGGGTTCATACAGACTACTAATGCAGAGCAGGACATGGAAGCAGTTGGTCGGGATTACTTTTATGAGTTGTTGGCTACCTCATTTGTGCAACCAGGAGGATACTACCTAGGCAATTCTTACTATTTAGTCCATGATCTtatgtactacctccgtttcaaggaataa
- the LOC127311660 gene encoding large ribosomal subunit protein uL6: protein MKTILASETMEIPEEVTVKVSAKMVSVTGPRGTLTRNFKHLNLDFQLQEGGRKLKVDAWFGTRRTMAAIRTAISHVQNLITGVTKGFRYKMRFVYAHFPINASINSGNKGIEIRNFLGEKKVRKVDMLDGVTILRSEKVKDEIVLDGNDIELVSRSAALINQKCHVKKKDIRKFLDGIYVSDKGAIKEE, encoded by the exons ATGAAGACGATCCTGGCGTCGGAGACGATGGAGATCCCGGAGGAGGTGACGGTGAAGGTGTCCGCCAAGATGGTGTCGGTGACGGGCCCCCGCGGGACGCTCACCCGCAACTTCAAGCACCTCAACCTCGACTTCCAGCTGCAGGAGGGCGGCCGGAAGCTCAAGGTTGACGCCTGGTTCGGCACCCGCCGCACCATGGCCGCCATCCGCACCGCCATCTCGCACGTCCAGAACCTCATCACCGGCGTCACCAAGGGCTTCCGCTACAAGATGCGGTTTGTGTATGCTCACTTCCCCATCAACGCCTCCATCAACTCCGGCAACAAGGGCATCGAGATCAGGAATTTCCTCGGCGAGAAGAAG GTGAGGAAGGTGGACATGCTCGACGGAGTGACCATCCTGCGGTCCGAGAAGGTGAAGGATGAGATCGTCCTCGACGGCAACGACATCGAGCTCGTCTCTCGCTCCGCTGCCCTCATTAACCAG AAATGCCATGTGAAGAAGAAGGATATCAGGAAGTTCTTGGATGGTATCTACGTCAGCGACAAGGGTGCAATCAAGGAGGAGTAG